In the Panthera uncia isolate 11264 chromosome D2, Puncia_PCG_1.0, whole genome shotgun sequence genome, one interval contains:
- the LOC125932951 gene encoding microtubule-associated protein RP/EB family member 1 — translation MAVNVYSTSVTSDNLSRHDMLAWINESLQLNLTKIEQLCSGAAYCQFMDMLFPGSIALKKVKFQAKLEHEYIQNFKILQAGFKRMGVDKIIPVDKLVKGKFQDNFEFVQWFKKFFDANYDGKDYDPVAARQGQETAVAPSLVAPALNKPKKPLSSSSAAPQRPIATHRTTATPKAGPGVVRKNPGVGNGDDEAAELMQQVNVLKLTVEDLEKERDFYFGKLRNIELICQENEGENNPVLQRIVDILYATDEGFVIPDEGGPQEEQEEY, via the coding sequence ATGGCAGTGAACGTATACTCGACGTCCGTCACCAGTGATAACCTAAGTCGACATGACATGCTGGCCTGGATCAATGAGTCTCTGCAGCTGAATCTGACAAAGATCGAACAGTTGTGTTCAGGGGCTGCCTATTGTCAGTTTATGGACATGCTGTTCCCTGGCTCCATTGCCCTGAAAAAAGTGAAATTCCAGGCTAAGCTAGAACACGAATACATCCAGAACTTCAAAATACTACAAGCAGGTTTTAAGAGAATGGGTGTTGACAAAATAATTCCTGTGGACAAATTAGTAAAAGGAAAGTTTCAGGACAATTTTGAATTTGTTCAGTGGTTCAAGAAGTTTTTTGATGCAAACTATGATGGAAAAGACTATGACCCCGTAGCTGCCAGACAAGGTCAAGAAACTGCAGTGGCTCCCTCCCTTGTTGCTCCAGCTCTGAACAAACCGAAGAAACCTCTCAGCTCTAGCAGTGCAGCTCCACAGAGGCCCATTGCGACCCACAGAACTACTGCAACCCCTAAGGCTGGCCCAGGTGTGGTGCGAAAGAATCCTGGTGTGGGCAACGGGGATGACGAAGCAGCTGAATTGATGCAGCAGGTCAACGTATTGAAACTTACTGTTGAAGacttggagaaagagagagatttctaCTTTGGAAAGCTAAGGAACATTGAATTGATTTGCCAGGAGAACGAGGGGGAAAACAACCCTGTATTGCAGAGGATCGTGGACATTCTCTACGCCACAGACGAAGGCTTTGTGATCCCTGATGAAGGGGGCCCACAGGAGGAGCAAGAAGAGTATTAA